CAGTTGGAAGGAAAGCCTGATTTATCTTGTAATCAAATGCCTGTGAAAAAGACAGTTGTTCTTGCAATTGGTGTTGGTGGAGAGGAGGGGAGAAAAAGGAAGCATAAAGATGTTAATAATAATACTAGTCAAAAGAAGCGTAGGACTGAAAAGGGGAAAACTTTTGTCAATACATCTGTAAAGTGTAAGTCTGCTAATAATAAAACACCAAAGAAGCAGAAATCTGTAACTTATAGCATTTCTGCATCTGGATCAAAAGAGAAATTTGGAAAGAAAGATTCTGAAGTCCAGAAGAAAGATCAGGTAAATCTTGCTGCACTTGTTTTGTCATTAGATTTTACTGTTGGTAGGTAATTATTTTGTagaaagttattttttttgcaGAGATAACAcgtttatatatttattacttaatatattttaatgttTATGTATTTgtcataatttatattttgattagatatttatgtattttaatatCAAGTTATCAATATTACCACTATTGACTTGTTTATTCATGGAGCTAAAatctttatatatttattactgAATTACTGAATATCCTTTCCAATTATATGTATTTTCTTAGTTTCTGCGCATTTGGTTAGATTTAGGAATGCCAAATTCTGTGGTTTATATAAGTACAGAAAATGTATAGTGTATATCATACTTATGATCTGGTCTTGGATTTACATCAATATACTGGCTGAAATCTAGTACATGTTCACCATTGTTGTTGAGATGCTATTGCATGTGTTTATTCTTAGTCTGTGATTGTTGTTTACTTGGATGCAGATGATCTCTCGGCTAATAAAAGACACATCAAATGATCCGGATATAGCAGGAAGGCATGTGGATGGAACTTTGATGCGTGATGATAGTGCTGTTGTTGAATCTTTGCAGGTAACCATAAGGAAGGGCTTATTATTAGATGGTTTGCATCTATTTGCTAAAGAAATTGCTTTCCTTGGTATGCTCTATGTGAATATCATGGCTTATTTTTTACTCGTATCTGACTTTCAGGTTGATCGGGTTTTAGGGTGTCGAATTCAGGGTGAGAATGCAAACACAATACAACATGGATCTTTGACCATTTCAAATGACTCACCTGGTGATCAGGCAATCTCAGAAAACCAGAATAGACTAGTGGAGGATAATTCCACCGATGATAATGATTTGGATGCTGAAACAGTTGAAAATGTTGTTGATGATCCACAAAATGATATCAAAAGTTCTGGTAAAGAAGAAACATTGACAAACTCCAATAGAGTGGAAACAATTAATGTATACAGAAGATCTACAACAAAGGAAAGTAAGAAGGGAAATTCCGCAGATTCATTGAGTAAACCTACTGATGATTTAGATTCCTGTCCCAGGGATAGTAATGATCAGGATGATTCTACCGTTTCTGCTGAAAATTTGGAAAAAGCAAGTGACAAGATGGAGGTGGAGGAGAGTATCACTGTTGCTTTAAGAAGCAATGATAACAGTGGGCTTCCAGAAAACTGTGAAATGCCGGCCACTCTTGAGACAAAACTGAAAGAAGTGGATATGGAGAAGGGAGTGAGTACCGATGTGATTGAGAATAAAGTTCTGGTTGCTAATGTGGCTGAATCTTCTTGTCTAGATGGAAAGAAAGTCTCCTATGAATTTTTAGTTAAGTGGGTAGGAAAATCTAATATTCATAATAGTTGGATTTCTGAATCCCGGTTGAAAGTTCTTGCCAAGAGAAAACTAGAAAATTACAAGGCGAAGTATGGGGtatcaataataaatatttgtgAGGAGCGTTGGAGACAGCCACAGCGAGTTCTTGCACTCCGCACTTCCAAAAATGGAGCATCTGAAGCATTTGTAAAATGGACTGGACTACCTTATGATGAATGCACTTGGGAAAGTTTAGATGAACCTGTGCTTCAAAAGTCTTCTCATCTGGTTACACTTTTTCATAAGCATGAAGCCCTAACTCTTGAAAGGGATGCATCAAAGGAAAATTCAGCAAGGAAAAGCAATGAACATCGGCATGATATATTTAATCTTACGGAGCAACCTAAGGAGCTGAAAGGAGGTGCCTTGTTTCCTCATCAACTTGAGGCTCTCAACTGGTTACGTAAATGCTGGTataagtccaaaaatgtgatacTTGCAGATGAGATGGGACTTGGGAAAACAGTCTCTGCTTGTGCTTTTATTTCATCGTTGTATTTTGAATTCAAAGCTAAACTTCCTTGCTTGGTCTTGGTACCCCTTTCCACAATGCCTAATTGGCTTGCTGAATTTGCGCTGTGGGCTCCGGATGTGAATGTTGTGGAATATCATGGCTGCGCAAAAGCAAGAGCCATGATTCGCCAATATGAATGGCATGCTAATGATCCAAGTGGGTTGAATAAGAAAACAGAAGCCTTTAAATTCAATGTGCTTTTAACTACGTATGAAATGATTCTGGCTGATTCTTCTCATTTGCGCGGAGTTCCTTGGGAGgttcttgttgttgatgagGGACATCGACTGAAAAATTCTGGAAGTAAGCTTTTCAGTTTGTTGAATACCTTCTCTTTTCAACATCGTGTACTGTTGACAGGTACCCCTCTCCAGAACAACATTGGTGAGATGTACAACTTGCTCAATTTCTTACAACCGGCATCATTTCCTTCTCTGTCTTCATTTGAGGAGAAGTTTAATGATCTTACAACTGCAGAAAAGGTTGATGAATTGAAAAAACTTGTGGCTCCTCATATGCTTCGTAGGCTTAAAAAGGATGCAATGCAGAATATTCCTCCCAAGACAGAAAGAATGGTTCCTGTTGAGTTGTCATCCATCCAAGCTGAATATTACCGTGCAATGCTTACAAAGAATTATCAAATATTGCGGAATATTGGAAAAGGGGTTGCTCAACAATCTATGCTGAACATTGTTATGCAACTCAGGAAGGTCTGCAATCATCCATATCTCATACCAGGAACTGAGCCTGATTCTGGGTCTGTTGAATTTCTTCATGAAATGAGAATAAAGGCTTCAGCTAAGCTTACTCTCCTGCACTCTATGCTAAAGGTTTTACACAAGGAAGGACACAGAGTTCTTATTTTCTCGCAAATGACCAAGCTGCTCGACATCCTTGAGGACTATTTGACCATAGAGTTTGGGCCTAAAACATATGAGAGGGTGGATGGCTCTGTTGCTGTTGCTGATCGTCAGACTGCAATTGCACGCTTTAACCAAGACAAGAGTCGATTTGTTTTCTTGTTATCTACCCGTTCCTGTGGACTTGGGATAAATTTGGCGACTGCTGACACTGTCATCATCTATGACTCCGATTTCAACCCTCATGCTGATATCCAAGCCATGAATCGAGCACACAGAATTGGTCAGTCAAAGAGACTTTTGGTATACCGGCTTGTGGTTCGTGCTAGTGTTGAAGAGCGCATCTTACAACTTGCCAAGAAGAAACTGATGCTTGATCAGCTTTTTGTAAATAAGTCTGGGTCtcaaaaagaaatagaagatattttgaaatggGGAACTGAAGAACTCTTTAATGATTCTCCTGGCCTGAACACAACGGAAAATAACAATAGTAGCAAAGATGAGACGATAATAGATGTAGCACACAAGCAACGGAAGAGGACTGGTGGTCTGGGAGATGTTTACAAAGACAAGTGCACGGATAGCAGCAGCAAGATTGTGTGGGATGAAAATGCAATTTCTAAATTGCTTGATCGATCTGACCTTCAAGATGGTTCAACAGATATTGCTGAAGGGGATACCGAGAATGATATGCTTGGCTCAGTGAAGGTAAAATAATTCACTTGCGTCTGATACAGTCTTCTAtcatttctttaaattctggGTAGAATTGTACTGGTAAGTTATATGATGTGTGGTGTGAATACATGAATCTTGTTTTGCATGTATATGTTTGGACGAGGACCCTCTCCCATTCTTCCACTGTAGTTTAAGTTCTTACACgatgatatttatttttctgtcgAGTAATCTTAAGAGCTTATGCAAATTTCTTTACTGTACTGTAGTAAATGGTTGTACTTGGTTCTAGAGGAGCTGTTTCAAAGCTTCATTTGTGATTAATGTGTAGAGTATCTAAAAGTTCTAAACAGAGTTTGTTGATGCTTATGTTCCCTTTGCGCTAATATTCAGCAAATTAATTCCATTTCATCCTAGTGTGATGGGAAGTTTCTCTCTCCTACAAATGTTTTGTTCTGCATCAATTGACtggttaatttctcttttattttgattttttttctttgaaatattCCACTTTGCTTACATACTGTTAGATATATAAAGACAACGATGCCCCTAATCatgattgtaattttttttatccagGCGGTCGAGTGGAATGATGAGCCAACTGAAGAGCATGGAGTGGATGAATCTCCTCCTCACGGAACTGATGATTTGTCTACTCAAAATTCTGAAAAGAAAGATGATATTGTTATGATTGCCAATGAAGAAAATGAATGGGACAGACTACTGCGTGTGAGGCAAGGACCTTTTACTTGCTTGTATCCTCTATTTCTGTAACATTTTACCTAAATCAAGTTGTGTGAGTGTTTACTTATGCACCTAATTACCTATTTAAAAAGAATAGAATTATCATTTTAGCTCTAAACCATATAATGGTAAAGGTGCTACAGTTATGAGATAATGGCTTTTGAAAAATCAGAACCTTTTAAATGAAACCTGGGATAGGTTATATCTCTAGAAATGATGGTTGTacaattatcatcatcatcatcattattatttggCAGCACAATTAGCTATCTAGTGTTCTGAATGTTTCTTCTGCGTATAATCTGGTTTGTAGGTGGGAGAAATATCAAAGTGAGGAGGAAGCGGCTCTTGGTCGAGGGAAGCGCCAGAGGAAAGCTGTTTCTTATAGGGAAGCATATGCTCCGCACCCAACTGAAACAATGAGTGAGGTAATTTGGTTTCTTTCTGATTTTAAGTAAACCTACTTTTAAACAAGCTTTAGAAGACAAATGAAAAGGGTTCGCTCCTTTGGTAACATCTCAGTATCCTGAAcgttgttttcttgatgttaaTGTTTTATTGATGTGCTTTTTCTACCAGAGTGGTGGTGAGGAGGAAAAAGAGCCAGAGCCAGAACCCGAACGTGAGTATACACCAGCAGGACGGGCTCTGAAGACGAAATAGTATGTTTTGTGCCTTTGAAATTTCCGAGTTTCTCTGCAGTTACTAAATATGAGTATAAGAGATAAATTTGTCCTTTATGGAGCATTTATAAAGTCCTACTTGCTGTCTGCTAAATTGTTCATGGTAGTTTGAATTCTCATACATTAATTTCAGCTAAACAAACTGGTTATATATGGTATATTTTACCTCCTTCTTGGTACTGTTTAGATTATTTCTATATTGGTCTGAATTATTCACTGTAATACTAATTCTCAAGCTAGTATTTATGTTGTGCACTCGTAATTGGTACTGTTTTCCGGAATGGTATAAGCTTCATAATTAAATGTGCTCTCAATGCTGAAAACACTTTCTATTATTGGACAGTGCTAAGCTCCGTGCTCGGCAGAAGGAGCGAATTGCTCGGAAGAAAGAAGCAGCATCACGTCCTCCTGAGGAAATCCCAGGAGTTGAGCCACTCCCACAATTTCCAACTAATACTAAGGGTGGGGACATAGGAGCTGGAGCAATGCATCCCGTTCAAGAGGTGCCTTCCGTCAACTTAGTGGACAGCAAATCTAGTCAACTTGCAGAAGCACAAGTTCAGAACAGCAACACCACAGATACCATTTCAAGGATCGACAGGCTTTCGAAACATAAAATGAGCAACCATTTTGATGCTCATTTGAATAATCCAAGCCGTACTCTACCTGACATTTTTGTCCCAAATCACCATAGTAAGGGCGGACCAAGTACCTCAAACTCTATGCCCCCCAACAATTTGTTGCCTGTCCTGGGACTTTGTGCTCCTAATGCTAACCAGATGGAATCATCAGAAAGTAATGTTCCCAAGTTAAATTGGAGACAAAATAGACATGGAGTCAGACAAGAATTTCCATTCAATCTTGCCTCTTGCTCTGGGACATCCATGGATGCAGAGGTCAGAAGTCAGGAAATGGCACCAAATACCAAAATACCAGATGCCTCGACTGAAAATGTTAAACATAGTTTCAAAAATAGCATCCCTGATAGCAATATCCCATTTGTTCCGGTATGCTCACTTAGTATGATGAGTTTGGACTTAATTTTGGGTTGCCATTGGCTTTATGTGTGTGGTTTTAATTCATATCCATTTGCTTTTTGCAGTTCCCACCTTCTGTTAAAGGAAAGGAATCCAATGCATTTGAAAAATCAGGTGCTAGATTCTCTGCTTTCCAGGAGAAGATGGCCCTGCCAAATCTGCCATTTGATGAAAGGTTACTGGCACGATTTCCGCTTACAACGAAGAGCATGGCAAATTCACATCTGGACCTCTTACCTAATTTGTCATTAGGAGGCAGGTTTGAACCTCTGAATGGATCTGGGCAAGACCTTCCAACAATGCCAGCACTACCTACTTTCAAAAATCCCCCTGAAGACTTGTTCAGATATAATCAGCAAGACAGGGATGTTCCTCCCACCTTGGGTTTGGGACAAAGACCAACCCCATTCCCATCTTTCCCAGAAAAccataggaaggtgcttgaaAACATAATGATGCGAACCGGCTCTGGATCAAGTAGCTCGTTAAAAAAGAAGTCAAAATCAGATGGATGGTCTGAAGATGAGCTCGATTCCCTCTGGATTGGTGTCCGTAGGCATGGAAGGGGTAATTGGGATGTCATGCTCAGAGATCCCAAGTTAAAGTTTTCAAGGTATAAGACGCCTGATGATTTATCAGGGAGGTGGGAAGAGGAACAAGTAAAGGTCTTTCAGGGGCCAGCTTTTCCTGTGCCAAGATCTTCCAAGATGACAAAGTCTACCAAAGCTGCACATTTTCCAATCTCTGATGGAATGATGGAAAGAGCTTTACAAGGGAGCAAATTCATCTTGCCTCCGAAATTTCAAAACCATTTGACCGACATGAAATTAGGGATAGGTGAGTCTGTGTCTGGTCTGCCACATTTTAGGACATTGGATCGACCTAGTTTGCAAAATGATCAGTTTGTGCCAGTACCATCTTGGAGTTCTGACAAACACAGAGCAAAACTACCTGAAGATGGTTCTGCTGAAGCATCTGATAGGCCTGGGACTTCTAATGTTCTTTCTGAGCACCCATTTATGCTCAATTCTTTTGGAGCCAGTTCCTTGGGTTCTTTAGGTTTGAATTGCTCAGGTGGCCTTGATATACGGCAGAAGGAAGATGAACAAGGAAACAGGAAGCGAGGAAAGTTGCCAGAACTTCTGGATGGATCGTCCAACGATTTGCGCGATAATCGTGCAAATGTGGGAAATGGTGAATCAATGGGCTCAGGATTGGCATCTAACGCCATTAGACCTGA
The genomic region above belongs to Arachis duranensis cultivar V14167 chromosome 3, aradu.V14167.gnm2.J7QH, whole genome shotgun sequence and contains:
- the LOC107481640 gene encoding protein CHROMATIN REMODELING 4 — encoded protein: MKENNSSAPTMINSKWVLKRKRRKLPLGQDQSSGKDESNGKEQPNCKEQSNGKEQSNGKDDNSATSESSRSASVKRMLKTEVATDQSSSKKKGHDGYYYECVVCDLGGNLLCCDSCPRTYHLQCLSPPLKRIPTGKWQCPSCFEENDHLKPMDHLESISKRARTKIAKDKPQVGVNSLCLEKVSRIFGNKHVSKKRSSSKAKPISSLGVKFFDKKPFSSLVDANKPCDPSVGSSIEGTSSCADVDDKKSSASPTVFLVDERASSPATEIVSPSKDTNLESTDEQLEGKPDLSCNQMPVKKTVVLAIGVGGEEGRKRKHKDVNNNTSQKKRRTEKGKTFVNTSVKCKSANNKTPKKQKSVTYSISASGSKEKFGKKDSEVQKKDQMISRLIKDTSNDPDIAGRHVDGTLMRDDSAVVESLQVDRVLGCRIQGENANTIQHGSLTISNDSPGDQAISENQNRLVEDNSTDDNDLDAETVENVVDDPQNDIKSSGKEETLTNSNRVETINVYRRSTTKESKKGNSADSLSKPTDDLDSCPRDSNDQDDSTVSAENLEKASDKMEVEESITVALRSNDNSGLPENCEMPATLETKLKEVDMEKGVSTDVIENKVLVANVAESSCLDGKKVSYEFLVKWVGKSNIHNSWISESRLKVLAKRKLENYKAKYGVSIINICEERWRQPQRVLALRTSKNGASEAFVKWTGLPYDECTWESLDEPVLQKSSHLVTLFHKHEALTLERDASKENSARKSNEHRHDIFNLTEQPKELKGGALFPHQLEALNWLRKCWYKSKNVILADEMGLGKTVSACAFISSLYFEFKAKLPCLVLVPLSTMPNWLAEFALWAPDVNVVEYHGCAKARAMIRQYEWHANDPSGLNKKTEAFKFNVLLTTYEMILADSSHLRGVPWEVLVVDEGHRLKNSGSKLFSLLNTFSFQHRVLLTGTPLQNNIGEMYNLLNFLQPASFPSLSSFEEKFNDLTTAEKVDELKKLVAPHMLRRLKKDAMQNIPPKTERMVPVELSSIQAEYYRAMLTKNYQILRNIGKGVAQQSMLNIVMQLRKVCNHPYLIPGTEPDSGSVEFLHEMRIKASAKLTLLHSMLKVLHKEGHRVLIFSQMTKLLDILEDYLTIEFGPKTYERVDGSVAVADRQTAIARFNQDKSRFVFLLSTRSCGLGINLATADTVIIYDSDFNPHADIQAMNRAHRIGQSKRLLVYRLVVRASVEERILQLAKKKLMLDQLFVNKSGSQKEIEDILKWGTEELFNDSPGLNTTENNNSSKDETIIDVAHKQRKRTGGLGDVYKDKCTDSSSKIVWDENAISKLLDRSDLQDGSTDIAEGDTENDMLGSVKAVEWNDEPTEEHGVDESPPHGTDDLSTQNSEKKDDIVMIANEENEWDRLLRVRWEKYQSEEEAALGRGKRQRKAVSYREAYAPHPTETMSESGGEEEKEPEPEPEREYTPAGRALKTKYAKLRARQKERIARKKEAASRPPEEIPGVEPLPQFPTNTKGGDIGAGAMHPVQEVPSVNLVDSKSSQLAEAQVQNSNTTDTISRIDRLSKHKMSNHFDAHLNNPSRTLPDIFVPNHHSKGGPSTSNSMPPNNLLPVLGLCAPNANQMESSESNVPKLNWRQNRHGVRQEFPFNLASCSGTSMDAEVRSQEMAPNTKIPDASTENVKHSFKNSIPDSNIPFVPFPPSVKGKESNAFEKSGARFSAFQEKMALPNLPFDERLLARFPLTTKSMANSHLDLLPNLSLGGRFEPLNGSGQDLPTMPALPTFKNPPEDLFRYNQQDRDVPPTLGLGQRPTPFPSFPENHRKVLENIMMRTGSGSSSSLKKKSKSDGWSEDELDSLWIGVRRHGRGNWDVMLRDPKLKFSRYKTPDDLSGRWEEEQVKVFQGPAFPVPRSSKMTKSTKAAHFPISDGMMERALQGSKFILPPKFQNHLTDMKLGIGESVSGLPHFRTLDRPSLQNDQFVPVPSWSSDKHRAKLPEDGSAEASDRPGTSNVLSEHPFMLNSFGASSLGSLGLNCSGGLDIRQKEDEQGNRKRGKLPELLDGSSNDLRDNRANVGNGESMGSGLASNAIRPDLSHSKGDDVAGSSTSKDKLPHWLREAVSPPAKHPDPELPPTVSAIAQSVRMLYGEDKSTIPPFVIPGPPPSLPKDPRCILKKRKRRRSPKFDRGLADFAGSSRDFPSNRDADNGASSSTPSGPPFPLLSHTATRGQVESNLSLPLLNLKDSSPSLSSGLSPSPEVLQLVASCVAPGPHLPPVSGASSFLEGKLPLPRPVARAKFKDSEGAFENKKAHQVSPKTWCPPEDDIVELPDSGDSSKTQSDPSRVERPDEVEEVSSEGTVSDHVVGDQETQL